The DNA region TTTATCTCCAGGGGCGATCTCCACCTCCTCCATGGCGCGGTTTTCAGCTGTTTACGTAAACAATGTGAGAATTCCGTCAGCCTCCGTAGGAACGCACGTGTTTGCAAATCGCTATCGATGGCTTATCTGCTGACAGAGCAGTTGTTGACTTATGATAATGATGTGTGCTTCCAAATAGCGTGGGAATACAACTTCCATGATCAATCGATGCTCTTATCTATTCTATTtctaaatatttcatttgtatTCCCAAAattacagcagcaacagctgaTAATGTTAACATAGCTAACATCGGGTTAACATAGAGTTATCGATGGCATTCCTTACTATGTTGGAATTAATAaaaagaatttaataaaatttaaatacaaaaaataaatgttaattaTGTTGAGCGGCtaaaaaatgaatttgttgttgttatcactgattgaaaaagaatattttttaatttatgaagTTTTACCTAAGCTGTTATCTcagattttaattttggcCTATTCAaaacttacatttttataccatCAAACTTGTcacatttataaattattttgtcaTAAATGAATTTTTGGCAGAAAATAAATGAGcgcattttaaattttccgtTCGATGACACCATTTATCGGCATTACCTCGATATCCAGTTCCATCGACAATCGCAGCGAAACGCGGGCGACGACCACACacttttttaatacaaaaaaaggaaGAGAAGAGCCATGTTTGAGCGTTAAAAGAAATTAGTTAACTATAGTTAGCAGAAGTGGGTGGCCAAGTGCAGGGTGGCCAAAAGACGCGTAACCATTTTCCCCAGCTGCTGTGGAAAGAAAACCTCGGACgcggaagaagaagaagagacagggagaacaacaacaacaacaacagcagcaacaagaaGAAGAACGACATTCAGCAGGCCAAATTGTTGcgtattgtttttttttgttttttcagtAGGTTTTTTGGGTGCGAATTTCGTGAAAATAGTGTGGTTGCCAACATACGCATAACTTATGTCTGATAAAAGTGCGAAGGAATCATGTATTAGTAAGAGTGCGagctgcagcagcaggcgCAAGAGAAGAAAGTGAGCGAAAAAGCAACCCGAAGTACATATTCTAGCACCAGGCAAGCAACGTGCTTTGTTGAACGATGTCCCATGGCGAAGATGTGCTAGACAACTGGGAGGAAATCGACGAGGCGGGGGTGAGTGCCACCTGATGTCCTTTAACCTTTCCTGACAACTTATCGAACACCCCCTTTCCCTTTTCGCAGCTCTCCATGACTCTGCAAACGAAACTGCAGGCAAGTGACCCACCCGTCCACAAGATGAAGCTGCTCCAAAGGCCACAGAGCCTCCAGGAGTCCCCACAAATCCTCAGCAGCggtggtggcggtggcggCGGGAGCGGGAATCCCCTGCCCCGGCAGATCACCATTGCCCGAAAGCCCCAGCCACCGCCAGCAGAGGTTGATCCGTCTGCCCAGCAGCAGCTGCCCGTCATGATGGTGCTGCACAAGTCCTCCAATGAGTACGATGCGGCCAgctatgccacgcccaccagcAACCAGACCGTCAAGATCCTGCGACGGCCCGCCCAGGCGGAGGAGCGACGGGACATGAACGGGATGCGGCCCAAGCAGCCCATCAAAACGCTCAAGCAGCGCGAACAGGAGTACGCCGAGGCCAGACTCCGAATCCTGGGCGCGGCCAAGAACCCCGAGGACGACAAGCCGTTAGTATTTAGCACATAAAGACTGTGATCTTATTCCAAATCCTTTCAGTTGTAATGTTAATAACTCAATATGAGCATAGGTCAGATAAAATGGGGTGTTTCTACACTTTCATCTCTGTTTGCAATACTAACATGTAGTATATATGACTATATTCATTTGCAATTGGGTGAATCACTCTTCATTAATATTTACTTTTGTCtggcaaataatttgtttgtaaATCAATTTTTAAGAGCTCTAAAAAGCTTAAAGAAATTGGTTATGTTGTACAAGCAGTaacccatctattacaaaatATCTAATGgcgtttatttatttatttttagggCGGCTCCCAGTTCGCCAGCTGTAAACAGTAGCAGTGCTGGTGCAGCTGCACCGTCATCGGCGCCGCCTGCCACTCCCCCTGctgccagcagcaacaacaacgtcgTTAACAACAACGGTAGCCATCCAGCAGCGGGAATGCATCGCTCCAGTTCGG from Drosophila subpulchrella strain 33 F10 #4 breed RU33 chromosome 2L, RU_Dsub_v1.1 Primary Assembly, whole genome shotgun sequence includes:
- the LOC119548101 gene encoding trithorax group protein osa, producing the protein MSHGEDVLDNWEEIDEAGLSMTLQTKLQASDPPVHKMKLLQRPQSLQESPQILSSGGGGGGGSGNPLPRQITIARKPQPPPAEVDPSAQQQLPVMMVLHKSSNEYDAASYATPTSNQTVKILRRPAQAEERRDMNGMRPKQPIKTLKQREQEYAEARLRILGAAKNPEDDKPAAPSSPAVNSSSAGAAAPSSAPPATPPAASSNNNVVNNNGSHPAAGMHRSSSAPKMSQVSPLYNNYNSYFQGPHNQPGLNYYYPHNPQQQQQQQPSPSIQPHYNQRLPTYGGGGSGMGGVGMQSQAPPQSSPNPQQSWSPVVGGSVSAALLRQQSLQSPQQQQQNQQQLGQPHPHPFNDLVLRLPKGPCPNGSIGFQMRR